One genomic region from Balaenoptera acutorostrata chromosome 1, mBalAcu1.1, whole genome shotgun sequence encodes:
- the LOC130709061 gene encoding transmembrane protein 135-like — protein sequence MAALSKSIPHNCYEIGHTWHPSCGVSFVQITRGALEESLKIYAPLYLIAAILRKRKLDYYLHRLLPEILQSASFLTANGALFMAFFCILRKILGKFYSWSPGFGAALPASYVAILIERKSRRGLLTIYMANLATETLFRMGVARGAITTLRNGEVLLFCITAAMYIFFFRCKDGLKGFTFSALRFIVGKEEIPTHSCSPEAAYAKVEQKTEKHEEKPRGTNIIALVRKLVDSVCKHGPRHRCCKHYEDNCISYCIKGFIRMFSVGYLIQCCLRIPSAFRHLFTQPSRLLSLFYNKENFQLGAFLGSFVSIYKGTSCFLRWVRNLDDELHAIIAGFLAGISMMFYKSTTISMYLASKLVETVYSKGIEAGKVPYFPHADTIIYSISTAICFQAAVMEVQTLRPSYWKFLLRLTKGRFAVMNRKVLDVFGTGASKHLQDFIPKLDPRYTIVTPELPIEFS from the coding sequence ATGGCGGCCCTCAGCAAGTCCATCCCTCATAACTGCTACGAGATCGGCCACACTTGGCACCCGTCCTGCGGGGTCTCCTTCGTGCAGATCACCAGGGGCGCCCTGGAGGAGTCCCTGAAGATCTATGCCCCCCTGTACTTGATTGCAGCAATTCTCCGGAAACGAAAATTAGATTATTATTTACACAGACTGCTCCCTGAGATCCTACAATCTGCTTCATTTCTGACTGCTAATGGGGCCTTGTTTATggctttcttttgcattttaagGAAGATACTTGGAAAATTCTACTCATGGAGTCCTGGCTTTGGTGCCGCTTTGCCAGCTTCTTATGTGGCCATTCTAATTGAGAGAAAAAGCAGGAGAGGGCTGCTCACAATTTATATGGCCAACTTGGCCACAGAAACACTATTTAGAATGGGTGTAGCAAGAGGAGCCATCACAACGTTAAGAAATGGAGAAGTCCTTTTATTCTGCATCACAGCTGCcatgtacatattctttttcaggtgcaAAGATGGTTTGAAAGGATTTACATTCTCTGCACTTAGGTTCAttgttgggaaggaagaaattccCACACATTCTTGTTCACCAGAGGCGGCATATGCAAAAGTGGAACAAAAGACTGAGAAACATGAGGAAAAACCAAGAGGAACGAATATAATTGCTCTAGTCAGGAAGCTTGTGGATTCAGTATGTAAGCATGGACCAAGGCATAGATGTTGCAAACACTATGAGGATAATTGCATCTCTTATTGCATTAAAGGTTTTATCAGAATGTTTAGCGTGGGATACTTGATCCAGTGCTGCCTCCGGATTCCCTCTGCATTTAGGCATCTGTTTACACAGCCATCCCGGCTACTTTCTCTCTTCTACAATAAAGAAAACTTCCAGCTCGGAGCTTTTCTGGGCTCTTTTGTTAGTATATACAAGGGTACTAGTTGCTTCCTGCGCTGGGTCAGAAATCTGGATGATGAACTGCATGCCATTATAGCTGGATTTTTGGCGGGAATATCAATGATGTTTTATAAAAGCACAACAATTTCCATGTATTTAGCTTCCAAATTGGTAGAGACAGTGTATTCCAAAGGCATTGAAGCAGGAAAGGTTCCCTATTTTCCCCATGCAGACACTATCATCTATTCCATCTCTACGGCAATTTGCTTCCAGGCAGCTGTCATGGAAGTTCAGACCTTGCGACCATCTTACTGGAAGTTCCTTTTAAGGCTCACCAAGGGCAGATTTGCCGTCATGAACCGAAAAGTCCTTGACGTTTTTGGTACTGGTGCATCTAAACACTTGCAGGACTTCATCCCTAAGTTGGATCCAAGATACACAATTGTAACACCAGAGTTGCCCATCGAGTTTTCTTGA